A part of Marinomonas rhizomae genomic DNA contains:
- a CDS encoding ChrR family anti-sigma-E factor has translation MINYHPSIEILTDYSAGSLPLAHSLCVSTHLERCHECQQQIRKLEMLGSHLFDQTKTDSRQLSNLKDSFFEKLNAQAEQVNETQQIEEEPTAVDWDSYTIPNSLRQFIKKSYDDLNWMRLSPSFKIATLYNEEGGAQIALTRVKAGAHMPTHTHTGDEITLVLEGAFSDESGVYRQGDFINRDASHKHKPIVTKDAECICLTVLDAPIEFTGWLTRLLNPIIRRYHPHSA, from the coding sequence ATGATTAACTACCATCCATCGATTGAAATATTGACCGACTACTCCGCCGGCTCATTACCATTAGCTCATTCTTTATGTGTTTCTACACATCTGGAACGTTGCCATGAATGCCAACAGCAAATTCGCAAGCTGGAGATGCTTGGCTCACACCTTTTTGATCAGACGAAGACAGACAGTCGTCAGCTGAGCAACTTAAAAGACAGCTTTTTCGAAAAATTAAATGCACAGGCCGAGCAAGTAAACGAGACGCAGCAGATCGAAGAAGAACCCACTGCGGTTGATTGGGACAGCTACACCATTCCTAATAGTCTTCGTCAATTTATCAAAAAAAGTTATGACGACCTAAATTGGATGCGCTTATCGCCTTCTTTCAAGATCGCCACACTTTATAACGAAGAAGGCGGCGCTCAGATTGCACTGACCAGAGTAAAAGCAGGCGCTCACATGCCAACTCACACTCATACAGGTGATGAAATTACCCTTGTATTAGAGGGGGCTTTTTCCGATGAAAGCGGTGTCTATCGTCAAGGTGATTTTATTAATCGTGACGCTAGCCACAAACATAAGCCAATCGTCACCAAAGATGCAGAATGCATCTGTTTAACCGTGTTAGACGCACCGATTGAATTTACTGGCTGGTTAACGCGCCTACTGAATCCTATCATTCGCCGATACCATCCGCATTCCGCTTAA
- the betA gene encoding choline dehydrogenase has translation MANETYDYIIVGAGSAGCVLADRLTESGEHKVLLLEMGGSDKSVFIQMPTALSYPMNTTKYAWQFHTDKEPGLDGREMHCPRGKVLGGSSSINGMVYVRGHACDFDQWEENGAKGWNYQTCLPYFKKAETWKGGADLYRGGEGPLSTNNGNDMTYNPLYQAFIDAGEEAGYGKTDDYNGYRQEGFGPMHMTVKNGVRASTSNAYLRRAMQRPNLTLKTGVLSHKVIFEGKKATGIEFSKNGQTQQAIASKEVILSAGSVGSPQLLQLSGIGPKDVLDKAGVPVLHELQGVGENLQDHLEVYFQYYCKKPVTLNSKLGLISKGLIGTRWMLFKTGLGATNHFESCGFIRSRAGLKAPNIQYHFLPAAMRYDGQAAVEGHGFQVHVGPNKPESRGKVWIESANPAAKPRILFNYISTEQDKQDWRDTIRLTREVLQQSALDDYRGDEIQPGMNVQSDEEIDQWVKENVESAYHPSCTCKMGDDNDPMAVLNEQCQVRGIESLRVVDSSIFPTITNGNLNAPTIMVAEKAADMILGKAALPSLDAPVWIHPEFESKQR, from the coding sequence ATGGCAAACGAAACGTACGATTACATTATCGTCGGTGCTGGCTCCGCAGGGTGTGTGCTGGCAGACCGACTGACAGAAAGTGGCGAACACAAGGTATTGCTACTGGAAATGGGCGGCTCAGATAAGAGCGTCTTTATCCAGATGCCAACCGCCTTGTCTTATCCAATGAACACGACAAAATACGCGTGGCAGTTCCACACAGACAAAGAGCCAGGTCTTGATGGTCGCGAAATGCATTGTCCACGCGGCAAAGTATTAGGCGGTTCGTCATCTATTAACGGCATGGTCTATGTGCGTGGCCACGCCTGTGATTTCGACCAATGGGAAGAAAACGGCGCCAAAGGCTGGAATTACCAAACTTGCCTGCCTTACTTCAAAAAAGCCGAAACATGGAAAGGCGGTGCGGATTTATACCGTGGCGGCGAAGGCCCATTGTCGACCAACAACGGCAACGACATGACTTACAACCCGCTTTACCAAGCCTTTATCGATGCAGGCGAAGAAGCAGGTTACGGCAAAACCGACGACTACAACGGTTACCGCCAAGAAGGCTTTGGCCCAATGCACATGACGGTAAAAAATGGTGTGCGTGCTTCTACGTCGAACGCCTATTTACGTCGTGCCATGCAACGCCCTAACCTGACACTCAAAACGGGTGTATTGAGCCACAAAGTCATCTTTGAAGGTAAAAAAGCCACAGGCATTGAGTTCAGCAAAAACGGCCAAACTCAGCAAGCTATCGCCAGCAAAGAAGTGATTCTATCGGCTGGCTCAGTTGGCTCACCACAGTTATTACAACTGTCTGGCATAGGTCCGAAAGACGTCTTAGATAAAGCCGGCGTACCAGTGCTTCACGAACTGCAGGGCGTTGGTGAAAACCTGCAAGACCACTTGGAAGTCTACTTCCAATACTACTGTAAGAAGCCTGTGACGCTAAACAGCAAGCTTGGTTTGATCAGCAAAGGCTTGATCGGTACACGCTGGATGCTTTTCAAAACGGGCCTTGGCGCGACTAACCACTTTGAATCTTGTGGTTTTATTCGCTCTCGTGCTGGACTAAAAGCGCCAAATATCCAATACCATTTCTTGCCAGCGGCCATGCGTTACGATGGTCAAGCCGCAGTTGAAGGTCATGGTTTCCAAGTACACGTTGGTCCAAACAAACCTGAAAGCCGAGGAAAAGTGTGGATTGAATCTGCTAACCCAGCGGCGAAGCCGCGTATCTTGTTCAACTACATTTCGACCGAGCAAGACAAACAAGACTGGCGTGATACGATTCGCCTAACTCGTGAAGTGCTGCAACAATCTGCACTAGACGATTACCGTGGCGATGAAATTCAGCCGGGTATGAACGTCCAAAGCGACGAAGAAATCGACCAGTGGGTAAAAGAAAACGTCGAAAGTGCTTATCATCCATCTTGTACTTGTAAGATGGGCGATGACAACGACCCAATGGCCGTGCTGAACGAGCAATGCCAAGTGCGCGGTATCGAAAGCCTTCGCGTGGTGGATTCGTCTATTTTCCCGACCATCACCAACGGTAACTTGAATGCGCCAACCATCATGGTGGCAGAAAAAGCCGCCGACATGATTCTTGGCAAAGCAGCGTTACCAAGCTTAGATGCGCCCGTTTGGATTCACCCAGAGTTTGAAAGCAAACAGCGCTAA
- a CDS encoding isoamylase early set domain-containing protein has protein sequence MIEKTYLKTKPECKVKFALPADVIGDAKHVSVVGDFNNWDSSANPMKKQKSGVFASTLNLDIETSYQFRYVLDDTQWLNDDMADAYVPSPISYDTNGVISL, from the coding sequence ATGATTGAAAAAACGTATTTGAAAACAAAGCCCGAATGCAAAGTAAAATTCGCCTTACCTGCGGACGTTATTGGCGATGCCAAGCATGTCTCTGTGGTTGGAGACTTTAATAATTGGGACAGTTCAGCCAACCCGATGAAAAAGCAAAAATCAGGTGTTTTTGCGTCAACGCTTAACTTGGATATCGAAACCTCGTACCAATTTCGCTATGTTCTGGACGACACACAATGGCTAAACGATGACATGGCTGATGCCTATGTTCCCAGCCCAATAAGCTACGACACAAACGGCGTCATCAGCCTGTAA
- a CDS encoding sigma-70 family RNA polymerase sigma factor — protein sequence MERAIQTEPDEQRVADIFAIAQHRDQTALVRLFDHYVPKVRAFCLAAQPGANLMADDIAQEVMIRIWNKAHTYKPESASLNTWVFTLARNARIDYLRKNSRHQSDIDPEYLWQNVVDENADPFKDAQQKRDQERIQQGLDKLPADQKQVLAKVYLEGKTHKEAAEELSLPLGTIKSRVRLALHKLTIYVKR from the coding sequence ATGGAACGCGCAATACAAACAGAACCAGATGAACAACGCGTAGCGGACATCTTTGCGATTGCACAACACAGAGACCAAACGGCACTCGTTCGCCTATTTGATCACTATGTTCCAAAAGTAAGAGCGTTCTGTCTCGCGGCACAACCTGGCGCCAACTTAATGGCCGATGACATTGCTCAAGAAGTGATGATTCGCATATGGAACAAGGCTCACACATACAAGCCAGAATCCGCGTCTTTGAACACTTGGGTGTTTACGCTTGCAAGAAACGCACGTATCGATTATTTGCGTAAAAACAGCCGCCATCAGTCAGATATTGACCCAGAGTATCTTTGGCAAAATGTTGTCGACGAAAATGCCGACCCATTTAAAGACGCTCAGCAAAAAAGAGATCAAGAACGGATTCAACAAGGCTTAGACAAATTGCCTGCGGATCAAAAACAGGTTTTGGCCAAAGTCTACTTAGAAGGCAAAACCCACAAAGAAGCAGCGGAAGAGTTATCTCTTCCTCTCGGAACGATTAAGTCTCGAGTTCGCCTTGCTTTGCACAAACTCACTATTTACGTTAAGAGGTAG
- a CDS encoding bifunctional 2',3'-cyclic-nucleotide 2'-phosphodiesterase/3'-nucleotidase has translation MTFFVPKGATVFASSLLFAAMAQASTIDLRVMETTDIHMNLVDYDYYGDKQSDAVGLSRVATLIKAARGEVTNSVLVDNGDLLQGTPLGDYVAKGRVLRFGETHPAFKAMNLLDYDVGNIGNHEFNYGLDFLMKSLSGANFPYVNSNVYVDDGDNDASNDQPYFQPYLIQDKTFVDSDGKEQTVKVGYIGFVPPQIMTWDKDNLTHKVIAKDIIETANKYIPEMKAKGADVIIAIPHSGMMNSPYMKGEENASYHLAKVDGIDAILFGHSHRIFPGDKALDAFEGVDGEKGTVFGKPATMPGFWGSHLGVIDLKLEPAGNGWKVAGGKAEVRAIARREGRNTVALVEADASINDAVKTEHEGTLAYMRRKVGESTADINSFFALVQDDPSIQIVNNAQIWYVENIVRGTSYEGLPILSAAAPFKAGGRGGPEYYTDVPKGDIALKNVSDLYIYPNDLKVVKLTGEQVVEWLEAAAGQFNQIDASSAKSQELVNQSFPTYNFDVIDGISYKIDVTQPARYNADGEVVNKDAHRITKAMFNGEPLRMKDEFLVATNNYRAGGGGHFPNLNGETIVIDAPDKNRDVVANYLLSQTTINPAADGNWTFASFGKAKVLFTTSPKAKEAASKNMSYQSLDDNGFAVFQIK, from the coding sequence ATGACGTTTTTTGTTCCTAAGGGCGCGACTGTGTTCGCCTCTTCTTTGCTGTTTGCTGCGATGGCACAGGCTTCTACCATTGACCTGCGAGTCATGGAAACCACAGATATTCACATGAATTTAGTGGATTACGATTACTACGGCGATAAGCAAAGCGATGCAGTTGGCTTGTCTCGTGTGGCGACTTTGATTAAAGCTGCGCGTGGGGAAGTGACGAACTCTGTATTGGTGGATAACGGTGACTTATTACAGGGCACGCCGTTGGGTGATTATGTGGCGAAAGGTCGTGTATTGCGCTTCGGTGAAACGCACCCGGCGTTTAAAGCGATGAACTTGTTGGATTACGATGTGGGTAATATCGGTAACCACGAATTTAACTATGGCTTAGATTTTTTAATGAAAAGTTTAAGTGGCGCTAATTTCCCTTATGTTAACTCGAATGTGTATGTAGACGACGGTGACAACGATGCGTCTAACGATCAGCCGTATTTCCAGCCTTATCTGATTCAAGACAAAACCTTCGTCGATTCTGACGGCAAAGAACAAACGGTCAAAGTAGGTTACATTGGCTTTGTGCCACCACAAATTATGACGTGGGATAAAGACAATTTAACCCATAAAGTCATCGCCAAAGACATTATCGAAACCGCCAACAAATACATTCCTGAAATGAAAGCCAAAGGCGCGGATGTGATTATCGCGATTCCGCACAGTGGCATGATGAATTCCCCTTATATGAAAGGCGAAGAAAACGCGTCTTATCATCTTGCAAAAGTCGATGGTATTGATGCGATTTTGTTTGGTCACTCGCATCGAATATTCCCTGGCGACAAAGCATTAGACGCCTTTGAAGGTGTGGATGGCGAAAAAGGCACGGTATTTGGGAAACCTGCAACTATGCCCGGTTTTTGGGGTTCTCACCTTGGGGTGATTGATCTGAAACTTGAGCCTGCTGGCAATGGTTGGAAAGTCGCCGGTGGCAAAGCAGAAGTGCGCGCCATTGCGCGTCGTGAAGGCCGTAATACGGTGGCTTTGGTTGAAGCCGATGCGAGCATTAATGACGCGGTGAAAACCGAACACGAAGGTACTTTGGCTTATATGCGTCGCAAAGTGGGTGAATCCACTGCAGACATTAATAGCTTCTTTGCTCTCGTGCAAGATGATCCATCGATCCAGATCGTGAATAATGCGCAGATTTGGTACGTGGAAAATATTGTTCGTGGTACGTCTTATGAAGGTTTGCCTATCTTGTCTGCCGCAGCGCCGTTTAAGGCGGGTGGTCGCGGCGGTCCAGAGTATTATACCGATGTGCCAAAGGGTGACATTGCGTTGAAAAACGTCAGTGATTTGTACATCTATCCAAACGATTTAAAAGTCGTGAAGTTGACTGGCGAACAAGTAGTTGAGTGGTTAGAAGCGGCTGCCGGCCAGTTTAATCAAATCGATGCTAGCTCTGCTAAGTCACAAGAACTGGTAAATCAATCTTTCCCAACTTATAACTTTGATGTAATCGACGGTATCTCGTACAAGATCGATGTCACCCAGCCTGCTCGTTACAATGCGGACGGTGAGGTGGTTAATAAAGACGCACATCGCATTACCAAGGCGATGTTTAACGGTGAACCGTTAAGAATGAAAGATGAGTTCTTGGTGGCAACCAACAATTATCGTGCGGGCGGTGGTGGCCATTTCCCTAACCTTAATGGCGAGACCATTGTTATTGATGCGCCAGATAAGAACCGCGATGTGGTGGCAAATTACTTATTGAGCCAGACAACCATAAATCCAGCGGCCGACGGTAACTGGACGTTTGCGAGTTTCGGTAAAGCGAAGGTGTTGTTTACTACGTCGCCAAAAGCCAAAGAGGCAGCGAGTAAAAACATGTCCTACCAGTCTTTAGACGACAATGGTTTTGCTGTGTTTCAGATTAAATAG
- the betB gene encoding betaine-aldehyde dehydrogenase — translation MAHQQQYIHGRYHASTSGEHFETINPATGEVIATVEHAGQAELDAAVESAKQGQKVWAAMSPVERGRILKRAAELLRENNEELARLEVLDTGKPLQEAICVDIQTGADVIEYYAGLTDKIQGDYQDLGNGNFFYTRREPLGICAGIGAWNYPIQIAMWKSGPALAAGNAMIFKPSEETPLTALKLAEIFTQAGLPDGVFNVIQGDARTGQMITAHPGIDKVSFTGEVGTGKKVMTASAQSLKQVTMELGGKSPMIIFPDMPVDQAVSAAMLANFYTQGEVCTNGTRVFVHADMLDAFTKELKERTEAMIIGDPMDMDTQVGALISKDHMQKVLGYIQAAKDAGATLLCGGYQVTENGLDKGAFVAPTVFTDCTDDMPQVRDEIFGPVMSVLSFTDEDEAIARANDTKLGLAAGVFTKDFARAHRVINQLQAGICWINSWGASPAEMPVGGYKESGIGRENGIETLYHYTQNKSVFVDLNDIQSPY, via the coding sequence ATGGCACATCAGCAGCAATACATTCACGGCCGCTACCATGCATCCACCAGCGGAGAACACTTTGAGACGATCAACCCAGCCACAGGCGAAGTGATTGCAACAGTCGAACACGCAGGACAAGCTGAACTAGATGCTGCTGTAGAGTCTGCAAAACAAGGTCAAAAAGTATGGGCAGCAATGAGCCCAGTAGAGCGCGGCCGTATTCTAAAAAGAGCGGCGGAACTATTGCGTGAAAACAACGAAGAACTTGCCCGTCTAGAAGTATTAGACACAGGCAAGCCACTTCAAGAAGCTATTTGCGTAGACATTCAAACAGGCGCTGACGTAATCGAATATTACGCAGGTCTTACCGACAAGATCCAAGGCGATTACCAAGACCTTGGCAATGGTAATTTCTTCTACACTCGTCGTGAGCCATTAGGTATTTGCGCTGGCATTGGCGCATGGAACTACCCAATTCAAATCGCCATGTGGAAATCTGGCCCAGCGCTGGCAGCGGGTAACGCCATGATCTTCAAACCATCCGAAGAAACGCCGCTTACCGCTCTTAAATTAGCTGAAATATTTACCCAAGCAGGCTTGCCCGACGGCGTTTTCAACGTCATTCAAGGCGATGCTCGCACCGGTCAAATGATCACAGCTCACCCAGGGATAGACAAAGTCTCTTTCACTGGTGAAGTGGGCACAGGCAAAAAAGTCATGACGGCTTCTGCGCAATCCTTGAAGCAAGTGACCATGGAACTTGGCGGTAAATCGCCTATGATCATCTTCCCTGACATGCCAGTAGATCAAGCCGTTTCTGCCGCCATGCTCGCCAACTTCTACACCCAAGGCGAAGTATGTACTAATGGTACTCGAGTTTTCGTTCACGCCGACATGTTGGACGCTTTCACCAAGGAATTAAAAGAACGCACCGAAGCTATGATCATTGGCGACCCGATGGACATGGACACGCAAGTGGGTGCCTTGATTTCCAAAGACCACATGCAAAAAGTACTTGGCTACATTCAAGCCGCTAAAGACGCAGGCGCGACATTATTGTGTGGTGGTTACCAAGTCACGGAAAACGGCTTAGACAAAGGCGCCTTTGTTGCTCCGACTGTGTTCACGGATTGCACCGACGACATGCCACAAGTTCGCGACGAAATCTTCGGCCCAGTAATGTCTGTACTTAGCTTCACCGACGAAGACGAAGCCATCGCTCGTGCTAACGACACCAAGCTAGGCTTGGCCGCTGGCGTATTTACTAAAGACTTCGCTCGCGCTCACCGTGTAATTAACCAGCTACAAGCCGGTATTTGCTGGATCAACTCATGGGGTGCTTCACCCGCTGAAATGCCTGTAGGTGGTTACAAAGAATCTGGTATCGGTCGTGAAAATGGCATCGAGACCTTGTACCACTACACTCAAAACAAAAGCGTCTTTGTCGATCTGAACGACATTCAAAGCCCTTACTAG
- a CDS encoding nuclear transport factor 2 family protein, producing MADSKVDPNSLLIERFKAFYLDVKHPKLDKIDEVYTEDVLFKDPVHELRGADKLHAYLSEMCVNVHSGRFEYLDQIVSENTAYIKWNMHFKHPKLGNKTITVRGISQVQFNDRIYFHEDVYDLGQLIYEHVPLLGAMVKGLKKRLAN from the coding sequence ATGGCGGACTCTAAAGTGGATCCCAATTCTTTGTTGATAGAGCGTTTTAAGGCGTTTTATCTTGATGTGAAACATCCAAAGCTCGACAAAATAGATGAAGTGTACACAGAAGATGTATTGTTCAAAGATCCTGTCCATGAGTTACGTGGCGCAGACAAGTTACATGCTTATTTGTCTGAGATGTGTGTCAATGTTCACAGTGGCCGCTTTGAATACTTGGATCAAATTGTGTCCGAAAATACGGCGTACATAAAATGGAACATGCATTTTAAACACCCAAAATTAGGTAATAAAACCATTACGGTGCGTGGCATCAGTCAGGTGCAATTTAATGACCGTATCTACTTTCATGAAGATGTTTATGACCTGGGCCAGTTGATTTATGAACATGTGCCCCTGTTGGGTGCAATGGTGAAAGGCCTAAAGAAGCGCCTAGCGAATTAA
- a CDS encoding SDR family NAD(P)-dependent oxidoreductase, with amino-acid sequence MSHATDKKVVWITGASSGIGLALTKRYLEDGWRVLASARKSGELEGLLEAFDSLTFVPFDMTDDSQIEAVHDTLSSYSAHLDCAVLNAGTCEYLEINEPDWKMMDRIMSVNFLGLVNSVEVCLPLLKNASSPHLVGVSSQAVQAAFPQAEAYGASKAAIRYFLSSLRMDLKQFNVDVTCLLPGFVDTPLTQKNTFDMPFLMSPEEAAKRMFGALKSRPYEFAFPKRLTAMLWVGRHFPKLWLDKLAPKK; translated from the coding sequence ATGAGTCATGCCACGGATAAAAAAGTCGTTTGGATCACCGGAGCGAGTTCTGGTATAGGACTTGCTTTAACTAAGCGTTATCTAGAAGACGGCTGGCGAGTGTTGGCCAGCGCAAGAAAGTCCGGTGAGCTTGAGGGTCTATTGGAAGCCTTTGATAGTTTAACCTTTGTGCCCTTTGATATGACTGATGACAGTCAGATTGAAGCCGTTCACGATACTTTGAGTTCCTATTCTGCTCATTTAGATTGTGCTGTATTGAATGCCGGAACATGTGAATATTTAGAGATTAATGAGCCAGATTGGAAAATGATGGATCGCATTATGTCGGTTAATTTTTTGGGCTTAGTGAACAGTGTTGAAGTGTGTTTGCCTTTGCTTAAAAACGCATCAAGTCCGCATTTGGTGGGGGTGAGTTCTCAAGCGGTACAAGCCGCTTTCCCTCAAGCAGAAGCCTATGGCGCTAGTAAAGCGGCTATTCGATATTTCTTATCTTCTTTACGCATGGATCTGAAGCAGTTCAATGTGGATGTTACCTGTCTGTTACCTGGGTTTGTTGATACGCCTTTGACACAAAAAAATACTTTCGATATGCCATTTTTGATGTCGCCTGAAGAAGCCGCAAAGCGCATGTTTGGCGCCTTGAAATCTCGTCCGTATGAATTTGCTTTTCCTAAGCGATTAACCGCTATGTTATGGGTTGGACGACACTTTCCAAAGTTATGGCTTGATAAGTTAGCGCCGAAAAAATAA
- a CDS encoding GNAT family N-acyltransferase: MIQVEQMIASKSPHFFDKSPFITRPTLSVLKRLFHESEVNQFLEKNHGCVGFEFIDRVLDHFNFSYQVSQVDRRNIPASGRVMIIANHPLGALDGLALLRLIGEIRPDVKIVANDLLMGFDGLKQLVLPVDNLGGKTGRQQLKAIMSCLHNEEAVIIFPAGEVSRMSPSGVKDQQWNQNYLKLAQKTNSPLLPVHIGGRNSMLFYTSSLLYRPLSTIQLANEMFRQRNRKIPMQVGQAIPIQELAQLPLSDKEKNKLVKRHLYRIAKGKKPLLKTEKTVEHPQNRQMIKQELKIAEHLGSTKDNKQIYLFDYDPMSVTMKEIGRLREIAFRKVGEGTGERSDLDKFDQYYRHLILWDEEELEIVGAYRIGEVARYMKSDKPNRIYSSELFQYSCDMEPYFEQGIELGRSFIQPKYWGKRSLDYLWYGIGAYLDRHPEIRYMFGPVSLSNSYPQVAKDFIVSFYQLYYADKEHLARSFTPYQVNTEHADIISAMFSGDNYEEDFRILKEQLSHFGASVPTLFKQYSELCETGGVRFLDFGVDADFGYCVDGLVLVDLNTVKEAKNKRYRGHNDGSQA; the protein is encoded by the coding sequence GTGATACAAGTCGAGCAAATGATTGCCAGTAAATCTCCTCACTTTTTCGACAAAAGCCCATTTATCACTCGCCCAACGTTAAGCGTGTTAAAACGCTTATTCCACGAAAGTGAAGTAAACCAATTCCTGGAAAAAAACCACGGCTGTGTCGGCTTCGAATTTATTGATCGAGTTCTGGATCACTTCAATTTTAGCTATCAAGTAAGCCAAGTTGATCGTCGAAACATTCCCGCCAGCGGCCGGGTAATGATCATCGCTAATCACCCTCTTGGCGCCTTAGATGGCCTCGCTTTACTCAGATTAATCGGTGAAATCCGCCCAGACGTGAAAATCGTAGCTAATGATTTATTAATGGGATTTGACGGTTTAAAACAACTTGTCCTTCCCGTCGATAATCTCGGTGGAAAAACCGGACGCCAGCAACTCAAAGCCATCATGAGCTGCTTACATAATGAAGAAGCGGTGATTATTTTCCCTGCCGGCGAAGTATCTCGCATGTCGCCAAGCGGCGTAAAAGATCAACAATGGAATCAGAACTATCTAAAGCTGGCGCAAAAGACCAACAGCCCGTTACTGCCGGTTCATATTGGCGGACGAAACTCCATGTTGTTTTACACCAGCTCGCTTTTATATCGACCACTATCAACCATTCAGCTCGCCAACGAAATGTTTCGTCAACGCAATCGCAAAATTCCCATGCAAGTTGGCCAAGCCATTCCTATTCAAGAGCTAGCCCAACTTCCACTAAGCGATAAAGAAAAAAACAAACTCGTAAAGCGCCATTTATACCGTATTGCCAAAGGCAAAAAACCGCTACTTAAAACCGAAAAGACCGTTGAGCATCCGCAAAATAGACAGATGATCAAACAAGAACTAAAAATAGCCGAACATCTTGGTAGTACCAAAGACAACAAGCAAATCTACCTGTTTGATTACGACCCAATGTCGGTGACGATGAAAGAGATTGGGCGCTTACGCGAAATTGCCTTCCGAAAAGTAGGTGAAGGTACTGGCGAGCGTTCAGATTTAGATAAGTTCGACCAATACTATCGCCATTTGATTCTATGGGATGAAGAAGAGCTAGAAATTGTTGGTGCTTATCGTATTGGCGAAGTCGCACGCTACATGAAGTCAGACAAACCAAATCGCATCTATAGCTCTGAGCTGTTCCAATACTCGTGCGACATGGAACCTTATTTTGAACAAGGTATTGAGCTCGGGCGTAGCTTTATCCAACCAAAATATTGGGGCAAACGCAGCCTAGATTATTTGTGGTATGGCATTGGCGCCTATTTAGACAGACACCCTGAAATTCGCTACATGTTTGGGCCTGTGAGTTTGAGCAACAGCTACCCTCAAGTGGCAAAAGATTTCATTGTTTCCTTTTACCAACTCTATTATGCCGATAAGGAACACTTAGCGCGCTCTTTCACGCCTTATCAAGTTAACACAGAACACGCTGATATTATTTCAGCCATGTTCAGCGGCGATAACTATGAAGAAGACTTTAGGATACTAAAAGAGCAGCTCAGCCACTTTGGCGCCAGCGTACCAACACTGTTCAAACAATACAGTGAATTGTGCGAAACGGGCGGAGTTCGCTTCTTAGACTTTGGTGTCGATGCCGACTTTGGCTACTGCGTGGACGGTTTGGTCCTAGTAGACCTGAATACAGTCAAAGAAGCGAAAAACAAACGTTACCGAGGTCACAACGATGGCTCTCAAGCTTAG